A genomic region of Streptococcus suis contains the following coding sequences:
- a CDS encoding DUF1797 family protein: protein MESHLVRIINRLEAMANDGGTLKRNFERDGIVVAEVAYSYDEENGSVFTLRDVAARETYAFDSIDLIAMEIYELLY, encoded by the coding sequence ATGGAATCACATTTGGTGAGAATTATCAATCGTCTGGAAGCTATGGCTAATGACGGCGGTACGTTGAAACGTAATTTCGAACGTGATGGTATTGTTGTTGCAGAAGTGGCTTATAGCTATGACGAGGAAAATGGTTCAGTATTTACCTTGCGTGATGTTGCTGCTCGTGAAACGTACGCGTTTGATAGCATCGACTTGATTGCAATGGAAATCTATGAGCTATTGTACTAA
- a CDS encoding amino acid ABC transporter permease gives MNFSFLPEYWAYFNYGAIVTLIIAFFSVFFGSILGVLLAFAQRSKYKVLAWSANIYVWIFRGTPMIVQIMIAFAMTHFVAPTFQLGILTVDLTRLIPGIIVISMNSGAYVSETVRAGINAVPKGQLEAAYSLGIRPKQAMRYVIMPQAIKNILPALGNEFVTIVKDSSLLSTIGVMELWNGAQTVQSTSYIPLTPLVFAASYYLIMTTVLTVIIQSFEKKLNKGGQFHV, from the coding sequence ATGAATTTTTCTTTTTTGCCTGAGTATTGGGCTTATTTTAATTATGGGGCAATTGTTACCCTCATTATTGCATTTTTCTCAGTATTTTTTGGTAGTATTTTAGGTGTGTTGCTTGCCTTTGCTCAGCGTAGTAAGTATAAAGTTTTAGCTTGGTCTGCTAATATCTATGTCTGGATTTTTCGTGGTACACCGATGATTGTCCAGATTATGATTGCTTTTGCGATGACACATTTTGTAGCACCAACTTTTCAGCTAGGAATTTTGACGGTAGATTTGACACGCTTGATTCCAGGTATTATTGTTATTTCGATGAACTCGGGTGCCTATGTATCTGAAACTGTTCGTGCAGGTATTAATGCTGTACCAAAAGGACAGCTGGAAGCTGCTTATTCGCTTGGTATTAGACCAAAGCAGGCGATGCGTTACGTTATCATGCCACAGGCTATCAAGAATATCCTTCCAGCCTTGGGAAATGAATTTGTGACTATTGTTAAGGATAGTTCCCTGTTATCAACCATCGGTGTGATGGAATTATGGAACGGTGCTCAGACAGTTCAATCCACTTCTTATATTCCTTTAACACCACTTGTATTTGCAGCGAGCTATTATCTAATTATGACAACGGTGCTAACAGTGATTATTCAGTCGTTTGAGAAAAAGTTGAACAAGGGAGGACAGTTCCATGTCTAA
- a CDS encoding amino acid ABC transporter ATP-binding protein, whose product MSNAIISIKDLHKYFGKNEVLKGIDLDIQQGQVVVIIGPSGSGKSTFLRTMNLLEVPTKGTVTFEGVDITDKSNDIFKMREKMGMVFQQFNLFPNMTVLDNITLSPIKTKGIAKDEAEKKAKELLEKVGLPDKANAYPQSLSGGQQQRIAIARGLAMDPDVLLFDEPTSALDPEMVGEVLAVMQDLAKSGMTMVIVTHEMGFAREVADRVIFMDGGVIVEDGTPEEVFEHTKEERTKDFLSKVL is encoded by the coding sequence ATGTCTAATGCGATTATTTCTATCAAGGATTTACATAAGTACTTCGGAAAGAATGAGGTTCTAAAAGGAATTGATTTAGATATTCAACAAGGTCAGGTAGTCGTTATTATCGGTCCATCAGGGTCAGGGAAATCGACTTTCTTACGTACAATGAACCTCTTAGAAGTACCGACCAAGGGAACTGTTACATTTGAAGGTGTTGATATTACTGACAAGTCAAATGATATTTTCAAGATGCGCGAAAAGATGGGAATGGTTTTTCAACAGTTCAATCTTTTTCCGAATATGACGGTATTAGATAATATTACTTTATCACCTATTAAGACAAAGGGAATTGCAAAGGATGAGGCTGAGAAGAAGGCTAAGGAATTACTTGAAAAGGTAGGATTGCCAGATAAGGCGAATGCCTATCCACAAAGCCTTTCAGGTGGTCAGCAACAGCGGATCGCTATTGCACGTGGTCTGGCCATGGACCCAGATGTCCTACTTTTTGATGAACCGACCTCTGCACTAGACCCTGAAATGGTTGGTGAAGTTCTTGCTGTTATGCAGGATTTGGCTAAGTCAGGGATGACCATGGTTATCGTGACTCATGAGATGGGATTTGCGCGTGAGGTAGCTGACAGGGTTATCTTTATGGATGGTGGTGTCATCGTGGAGGATGGAACGCCTGAAGAAGTCTTTGAACATACCAAGGAAGAACGGACTAAGGATTTCTTGTCTAAGGTCTTGTAA
- a CDS encoding bifunctional methylenetetrahydrofolate dehydrogenase/methenyltetrahydrofolate cyclohydrolase gives MTVIDGKALGVKMQAALAEKTARLKEEKGLVPGLVVILVGENPASQVYVRNKERSALAAGFKSEVVRVPDTISESDLLDLIERYNQDDEWHGILVQLPLPAHISEEKVLLAIDPDKDVDGFHPTNMGKFWSGHPVMIPSTPAGIMEMFKEYQIELKGKSALVIGRSNIVGKPMAQLLLDANATVTIAHSRTKNLPDLARQADILVVAIGRGHFVTKEFVKPGAVVIDVGMNRDENGKLIGDVKYDEVSEVASYITPVPGGVGPMTITMLMEQTYEACVRSAK, from the coding sequence ATGACAGTCATTGATGGGAAAGCACTAGGTGTAAAAATGCAGGCTGCCTTGGCGGAGAAAACTGCTCGATTAAAAGAAGAAAAGGGTTTGGTACCAGGTCTTGTAGTTATTTTAGTTGGCGAAAATCCTGCTAGTCAGGTTTATGTACGGAATAAGGAGCGGTCAGCTCTAGCTGCTGGATTCAAGAGTGAGGTTGTTCGCGTTCCAGATACGATTTCTGAGTCAGACTTGTTGGATTTGATTGAGCGCTATAATCAGGATGATGAATGGCATGGTATTTTGGTGCAATTGCCCTTACCAGCCCACATCAGCGAGGAGAAGGTCTTGTTGGCTATTGACCCAGATAAGGATGTGGATGGTTTTCATCCGACTAACATGGGGAAATTCTGGTCAGGTCATCCTGTCATGATTCCATCTACTCCAGCAGGAATTATGGAAATGTTCAAGGAATATCAGATTGAGCTGAAAGGGAAGTCTGCTTTAGTTATTGGTCGTTCTAATATTGTTGGTAAACCGATGGCACAGCTGCTATTGGATGCCAATGCTACTGTAACGATTGCACATTCTCGTACCAAAAACTTGCCAGATCTTGCTCGTCAGGCCGATATTCTTGTTGTTGCCATTGGTCGTGGTCATTTTGTGACCAAGGAATTTGTTAAGCCAGGTGCCGTGGTAATTGATGTTGGTATGAATCGTGATGAAAATGGCAAGCTAATCGGTGATGTCAAATATGATGAAGTATCAGAAGTAGCAAGTTATATTACCCCAGTTCCAGGTGGTGTTGGTCCGATGACTATTACCATGTTGATGGAACAGACCTATGAAGCTTGTGTCAGAAGTGCAAAATAA
- a CDS encoding YSIRK-type signal peptide-containing protein (The YSIRK form of extended signal peptide directs nascent proteins to the cross-wall site, while signal peptides lacking YSIRK direct proteins instead to the cell pole. A large fraction of YSIRK proteins are surface proteins anchored by sortase-mediated processing of a C-terminal LPXTG motif.), with translation MNRQTEIFSLRKSKVGLASVMIALMWFGTGVGAVAKADETAIMSTEIEAKVRETPLAIEEELVEDSDRKTEKEEATEVEVKPTDASLPDSEKKAKESILKIDPVHAGDKQISGQTIPGGYVFISVDGEAITSIDNSLEADEEGKFKHSLEKPLGYNQVVEISSFPKESEEESEGEGEELIETVKTERHPDAYKIPTERLEKTEDGQHQVLVEPILEHANKVIGHTSVKGFVYLSINGSFVSDKTPINEDGRFEVTFSDSLAGSKFKANDKLVLSFISEDNRPVITNHIVIPWEKTDSPSQIMVKPLSSDNSVLEGQTVPFGQVQLYNVATFEFLEEAIADKTGNFKVTLPKLQPGEQYYRLVYNQQGEVESIYIDTVDGPSKQLDKAVIAPLVTYLQEVDMDEATFENPIVVPTLHNKKDYIVGRTLFPHAYVRMVSSIEGKVYPPVQVDELGFFGFQIQDLQLPFEKGEKIRFEILDPKTNILLASKEVVVGQYLEDEDESDLPFQVDEVTTDHGYISGKIAPGVTVELVSTHKAEEMLARTTADATGQFVFDLGNRVLKEGETLSFRAFDQDGSQMAWEVVTVQKGKGKRISKPAPLIRKNDAITDEVKTNDMKQPNSSQSPSMSLSRENQQMGQQMDVVQEKVSLESKGHQEKMGSKEEKVAPSKKSEAMEEDKQRKEDLHAVVKQSQSVSLPKTGEKNGMLLAILGAVSLFFTVLIMSILKKRND, from the coding sequence ATGAATAGACAGACTGAAATTTTTTCGTTGAGAAAGAGTAAGGTTGGATTAGCTTCTGTTATGATTGCGCTTATGTGGTTTGGAACAGGTGTTGGAGCAGTTGCAAAAGCTGATGAAACAGCTATTATGAGTACAGAAATCGAAGCCAAGGTAAGGGAAACGCCACTTGCTATTGAAGAAGAGCTGGTAGAAGATTCGGATAGAAAAACAGAAAAGGAAGAAGCTACTGAGGTAGAAGTGAAACCGACGGATGCTAGTCTTCCTGACAGCGAGAAAAAGGCTAAAGAAAGCATCTTGAAAATCGATCCTGTCCATGCTGGTGACAAGCAAATTTCAGGTCAGACTATTCCTGGAGGATATGTATTTATTTCTGTGGATGGTGAAGCGATTACTTCCATTGATAATAGTCTAGAAGCGGATGAAGAAGGTAAGTTTAAACATTCTTTAGAGAAGCCATTGGGCTATAACCAAGTGGTTGAGATTAGTTCATTTCCGAAAGAATCTGAAGAAGAGTCTGAGGGCGAAGGTGAAGAACTGATTGAAACTGTCAAAACTGAGCGTCATCCAGATGCTTATAAAATTCCGACTGAACGACTAGAGAAGACAGAAGATGGGCAACACCAAGTTCTGGTGGAACCAATTTTGGAACATGCCAATAAGGTCATTGGGCATACCTCTGTTAAGGGATTTGTTTATCTGTCTATAAATGGAAGTTTTGTATCGGATAAGACGCCAATCAATGAAGATGGGCGATTTGAGGTGACTTTTTCTGACAGTTTAGCAGGCTCGAAATTTAAGGCGAATGACAAACTAGTTTTATCATTTATTTCTGAGGATAATCGTCCAGTTATTACAAATCATATTGTTATTCCGTGGGAAAAAACAGATAGCCCTTCACAGATAATGGTGAAGCCACTTTCAAGTGATAATTCCGTTTTGGAGGGGCAGACGGTGCCGTTTGGTCAAGTACAATTATATAATGTTGCTACTTTTGAATTTTTGGAAGAAGCAATTGCTGATAAGACAGGGAACTTTAAAGTTACCTTACCGAAATTGCAACCAGGAGAGCAATATTACCGCTTGGTGTACAATCAGCAAGGAGAAGTTGAATCAATTTATATTGACACGGTAGATGGTCCAAGCAAACAATTAGATAAGGCTGTTATTGCCCCCTTGGTGACTTATTTACAAGAGGTAGATATGGATGAGGCAACTTTTGAAAACCCGATTGTTGTCCCTACTTTGCACAATAAGAAAGATTATATCGTTGGTAGAACTCTGTTTCCACATGCCTATGTTCGGATGGTTTCATCAATTGAAGGTAAGGTATACCCGCCTGTCCAAGTTGATGAATTAGGTTTTTTCGGTTTTCAAATTCAAGATTTACAACTCCCCTTTGAAAAAGGAGAGAAAATTCGTTTTGAGATTCTAGATCCAAAGACAAATATTTTGTTGGCCTCAAAAGAGGTAGTCGTTGGTCAATATTTAGAAGATGAGGATGAGAGTGACTTGCCATTTCAAGTGGACGAAGTGACAACTGATCACGGCTATATTAGTGGAAAAATTGCCCCAGGAGTGACAGTAGAACTGGTATCGACACATAAGGCTGAAGAAATGCTTGCTCGGACAACCGCTGATGCTACAGGTCAGTTTGTATTTGATTTAGGAAATCGAGTATTAAAAGAGGGAGAAACTCTGTCATTCAGGGCTTTTGACCAAGATGGGAGTCAGATGGCTTGGGAGGTTGTGACAGTACAAAAAGGAAAAGGGAAGCGGATTAGTAAACCAGCACCCCTTATCAGAAAAAATGATGCCATCACAGATGAAGTCAAGACAAATGATATGAAGCAACCAAACTCTTCTCAGTCCCCATCAATGAGTTTGTCACGAGAGAATCAGCAGATGGGACAGCAAATGGATGTTGTTCAGGAGAAGGTGAGCTTGGAGTCAAAGGGTCATCAAGAAAAAATGGGGAGCAAGGAAGAGAAGGTGGCTCCATCAAAAAAATCTGAAGCCATGGAAGAAGACAAGCAAAGAAAAGAGGATTTACATGCTGTTGTTAAGCAAAGCCAGAGCGTTTCCCTCCCAAAAACAGGTGAGAAAAACGGGATGCTTTTAGCCATTCTGGGAGCTGTCAGCTTATTCTTTACAGTTTTGATTATGAGCATCTTAAAGAAGCGTAATGATTAA
- a CDS encoding KxYKxGKxW signal peptide domain-containing protein, translating to MSNNFFKFQGRFRMWKSGKRWLYAGAIVTLASVGLVVGGNKILRPGGNANEQRLSIVENSRMEQQTEGENSALSGRNTRTLPGSEGGNRSPQNSESSVYHQESENRNSQLAGEGGTSQQLGQNGNAGMHRLLGSSGDNSGPLSSDSGLGGRTPNPLPGASGESQVPNLSGNNGDHQLPGASGESQVPNLSGNNGDHQLPGASGESHVPNLSGNNDGHQLPGASGETHLPNLSGNNGNRPLPGESGETHLPNLSGNNGDHQLPGESGETQLPDLRGDNGDRQLPGESGEGQVPNLSGNNGGLQLPGESGETQLPGLSGNNGGHQLPGKSGESQVPNLSGNNGDRPLPGASGESQVPNLSGNNGDRPLPGASGESQAPNLSGNNGDRPLPGESGESQVPNLSGNTGDHQLPGASGESQVPNLSGNNGHRPLPGASGETQLPDLSGNNGGLQLPGASGESQVPNLSGDNGDRPLPGESGESQVPNLSGNNGGHQLPGASGESQLPDLRGDNSDRQLPGKSGESQVPNLSGDNGNRPLPGESGESQVPNLSGDNGDRHLPGESGESHFPNLSGNNGHRPLPGESGETHLPNLSGNNGGHQLPGESGESQVPNLSSNNGGLQLPGESGESQLPDLSGNSGGLPLPGESGETHLPNLSGNNGGHQLPGESGESQVPNLSGNNGDRPLPGSEGDNRGPKLSESSSEEGWKTGYEIGYLDGYRGFGKAPIPDPDYERGYFEGRLARKQSHLEGRNSHPLPGKEGETVVPGDSGLGSRNHSPLPGESGESHLPNLSGNNGHRPLPGESGESQLPGLSGNNGDRPLPGASGESHVPNLSGNNGYRPLPGESGENHLPNLSGNNGGLHLPGESGESHVPNLSGNNGDRLLPGASGESQLPDLSGNNGGIQLPGESGESQVPNLSGDNGGHPLPGESGENHLPNLSGNNGGHQLPGESGESQLPGLSGDNGDRQLPGASGESHVPNLSGNNGDRQLPGASGESQVPNLSGNNGYRPLPGESGESQLPDLSGNNLDRQLPGESGENHLPNLSGNNGGHQLPGVSGESHVPNLSGNNGHRPLPGESGESHVPNLSGNNGHRPLPGESGESHVPNLSGNNGDRLLPGASGESQLPDLRGDNGGHQLPGESGEKHLPNLSGNNGHRPLPGESGETQLPDESSNDDWPSFVELGYEHGRVDYNNGSFIEWEIGWRIEL from the coding sequence ATGTCAAATAATTTTTTCAAATTTCAAGGCCGTTTTAGGATGTGGAAATCAGGGAAACGATGGCTATATGCAGGTGCCATTGTCACGTTAGCTTCGGTTGGTCTAGTCGTAGGCGGAAATAAAATTCTAAGACCGGGTGGAAATGCAAATGAGCAACGATTGTCTATTGTTGAGAATAGCAGGATGGAGCAGCAAACCGAGGGAGAAAATTCAGCATTAAGTGGTCGGAATACTAGGACATTACCGGGTTCAGAAGGAGGAAATCGAAGCCCTCAAAATTCAGAATCGAGCGTTTATCATCAAGAAAGTGAAAATAGAAATTCTCAATTAGCGGGTGAAGGGGGAACTAGTCAGCAATTAGGACAGAATGGCAATGCTGGAATGCATCGCTTATTAGGTAGTAGTGGCGATAATAGTGGTCCACTTTCCAGCGATTCTGGCTTAGGGGGTCGTACACCTAATCCGCTTCCAGGTGCTAGTGGTGAAAGTCAAGTGCCGAATTTAAGTGGTAATAATGGTGACCATCAACTTCCAGGTGCTAGTGGTGAAAGTCAAGTGCCGAATTTAAGTGGTAATAATGGTGACCATCAACTTCCAGGTGCCAGTGGTGAAAGCCACGTACCGAATTTAAGTGGTAATAATGATGGCCATCAACTTCCAGGTGCCAGTGGTGAAACCCACTTGCCAAATTTAAGCGGCAATAATGGCAATCGTCCTCTTCCAGGTGAAAGTGGTGAAACCCACTTGCCAAATTTAAGTGGTAATAATGGTGACCATCAACTTCCAGGTGAAAGTGGTGAAACCCAGCTCCCAGACTTAAGAGGTGATAATGGTGACCGTCAACTTCCAGGTGAAAGTGGTGAAGGTCAAGTGCCTAACTTAAGCGGCAATAATGGTGGTCTTCAACTTCCAGGTGAAAGTGGTGAAACCCAGCTCCCAGGCTTAAGTGGTAATAATGGAGGCCATCAACTTCCCGGTAAAAGCGGCGAAAGCCAAGTGCCTAACTTAAGCGGTAATAATGGTGACCGTCCCCTTCCCGGTGCTAGTGGTGAAAGTCAAGTGCCTAACTTAAGCGGTAATAATGGTGACCGTCCCCTTCCCGGTGCTAGTGGCGAAAGCCAAGCGCCTAACTTAAGCGGCAATAATGGCGATCGTCCTCTTCCAGGTGAAAGTGGTGAAAGCCAAGTGCCGAATTTAAGCGGTAATACTGGCGATCATCAACTTCCCGGTGCTAGTGGTGAAAGTCAAGTGCCGAATTTAAGCGGTAATAATGGTCATCGTCCTCTTCCAGGTGCTAGTGGCGAAACCCAGCTCCCAGACTTAAGCGGTAATAATGGTGGTCTTCAACTTCCAGGTGCTAGTGGCGAAAGTCAAGTGCCTAACTTAAGCGGTGATAATGGTGACCGTCCCCTTCCAGGCGAAAGTGGTGAAAGTCAAGTGCCTAACTTAAGTGGTAATAATGGAGGCCATCAACTTCCAGGTGCTAGTGGCGAAAGCCAGCTTCCAGACTTAAGAGGTGATAATAGCGACCGTCAACTTCCAGGTAAAAGTGGTGAAAGCCAAGTGCCTAACTTAAGTGGTGATAATGGCAATCGTCCTCTTCCAGGCGAAAGTGGCGAAAGTCAAGTGCCTAACTTAAGCGGTGATAATGGTGACCGTCACCTTCCAGGCGAAAGTGGTGAAAGTCACTTTCCAAATTTAAGCGGTAATAATGGTCATCGTCCTCTTCCAGGCGAAAGTGGTGAAACCCACTTACCAAATTTAAGTGGCAATAATGGTGGCCATCAACTTCCAGGTGAAAGTGGCGAAAGCCAAGTGCCTAACTTAAGCAGTAATAATGGCGGTCTTCAACTTCCCGGTGAAAGTGGTGAAAGCCAGCTCCCAGACTTAAGCGGCAATAGTGGTGGCCTTCCTCTTCCAGGCGAAAGTGGTGAAACCCACTTGCCAAATTTAAGTGGCAATAATGGTGGCCATCAACTTCCAGGTGAAAGTGGCGAAAGCCAAGTGCCTAACTTAAGTGGCAATAATGGCGATCGTCCTCTCCCAGGTTCGGAGGGAGACAATCGTGGACCGAAATTAAGTGAATCTAGTTCAGAAGAGGGATGGAAAACAGGCTATGAAATAGGTTATTTAGATGGTTATAGAGGGTTTGGAAAAGCTCCTATTCCAGATCCGGACTATGAGAGAGGTTACTTTGAAGGGCGACTTGCACGAAAACAGTCCCATCTAGAAGGTCGTAATAGTCATCCACTTCCCGGCAAGGAAGGTGAGACTGTCGTCCCCGGCGATTCCGGCTTAGGTAGCCGCAATCATAGTCCGCTCCCAGGCGAAAGTGGTGAAAGCCACTTGCCTAACTTAAGCGGTAATAATGGTCATCGTCCACTTCCAGGCGAAAGTGGTGAAAGCCAGCTCCCAGGCTTAAGCGGCAATAATGGCGATCGTCCTCTTCCAGGTGCTAGCGGCGAAAGCCACGTGCCTAACTTAAGCGGTAATAATGGTTATCGTCCACTTCCAGGTGAAAGTGGTGAAAACCACTTGCCAAATTTAAGTGGTAATAATGGTGGTCTTCACCTTCCAGGCGAAAGTGGTGAAAGCCACGTGCCAAATTTAAGTGGTAATAATGGCGATCGTCTTCTTCCAGGTGCTAGTGGCGAATCCCAGCTCCCAGACTTAAGCGGTAATAATGGTGGTATTCAACTTCCCGGTGAAAGTGGCGAAAGTCAAGTGCCTAACTTAAGCGGTGATAATGGCGGTCATCCACTTCCGGGTGAAAGTGGTGAAAACCACTTGCCGAATTTAAGCGGTAATAATGGCGGTCATCAACTTCCAGGCGAAAGTGGTGAAAGCCAGCTCCCAGGCTTAAGCGGTGATAATGGTGACCGTCAACTTCCAGGTGCTAGTGGTGAAAGCCACGTGCCGAATTTAAGTGGCAATAATGGTGACCGTCAACTTCCAGGTGCTAGTGGTGAAAGTCAAGTGCCGAACTTAAGTGGCAATAATGGTTATCGTCCACTTCCAGGTGAAAGTGGTGAAAGTCAGCTCCCAGACTTAAGTGGCAATAATTTGGACCGTCAACTTCCAGGTGAAAGTGGTGAAAACCACTTGCCAAATTTAAGTGGTAATAATGGTGGTCATCAACTTCCAGGTGTTAGTGGCGAAAGCCACGTGCCTAACTTAAGCGGTAACAATGGTCATCGTCCCCTTCCAGGCGAAAGTGGTGAAAGCCACGTGCCTAACTTAAGCGGTAACAATGGTCATCGTCCTCTTCCAGGCGAAAGTGGTGAAAGCCACGTGCCAAATTTAAGTGGTAATAATGGCGATCGTCTTCTTCCAGGTGCTAGTGGCGAAAGCCAGCTCCCAGACTTAAGAGGTGATAATGGCGGTCATCAACTTCCGGGTGAAAGTGGTGAAAAGCACTTGCCTAACTTAAGCGGTAACAATGGTCATCGTCCCCTTCCAGGCGAAAGTGGTGAAACCCAGCTCCCAGACGAAAGTAGTAATGATGATTGGCCATCATTTGTTGAACTTGGATATGAGCACGGACGCGTAGATTATAACAACGGTAGTTTTATCGAGTGGGAAATCGGTTGGAGGATTGAACTGTAA
- a CDS encoding M13 family metallopeptidase has translation MNKTLKLTAVSMFSVVFLVACGVGKSTPQATPQTDFHSYINAEWLKETKLGEGQAQIDNFAQMTDRTQEKILEMIDQLDENYQQLKIGSEERKLIDFYRLAADFETRNKLGIEPLKPFLDEIQKASTMDEVSKIFVSMYGKNIRTLINLSVTQDIKDSNKNSLYIDPHKLSFAKENYEGTDDFSQKSQKAFKEYLQKIFHLIGDDSKEAAAKAELVFNLEKEMAIVQRPKKEADNFDAMYNQKTWDEVKALAPNLPISALASELELEHAAIMVVSEPDALKKLNELYQEKNLAALKALLQYRLIAHYSNYLSEDVIEAKATYEGAMEGTVNIPSHDEVVESAVDENFADLIGKLYVKNHFSEESKADVLKMVEEIKSTYRERIQAVQWMSEETKAHALKKIDSMGVKIGYPDQWKDYTNFSIQAKEDGGSLLSNIDTIRMSKLKEEFAELNKPFDKTHFGMPAHTVNAFYSPSNNEIVFPAGILQAPFYDPSASPEANLGGIGAVIGHEISHAFDRAGSQFDEKGNLVNWWQPEDLEKFKAKVQQAADIYSKLEVAPGYYVNGEISTGEIIADLGGMTVAIDIAKKKGYDTKKVFEAYGKVWRAVTTKEFAIANITDEHPPAKYRVNNIVNQLEQFYTDFNVKEGDPMYVKPEERLKVW, from the coding sequence ATGAATAAGACGCTTAAGTTAACTGCAGTTTCCATGTTTTCTGTGGTATTTCTAGTAGCCTGTGGAGTGGGGAAATCGACTCCGCAAGCAACACCGCAAACCGATTTTCATTCTTATATCAATGCTGAATGGTTGAAGGAAACAAAATTGGGAGAAGGTCAGGCTCAAATCGATAACTTTGCTCAAATGACAGACAGAACACAAGAAAAAATCCTAGAAATGATTGACCAGTTGGATGAAAATTATCAGCAGTTGAAAATCGGAAGTGAGGAGAGAAAGCTGATTGACTTTTATCGTTTAGCGGCTGATTTTGAGACGCGAAATAAACTAGGAATTGAACCGCTCAAACCGTTTCTAGACGAGATACAGAAAGCCTCTACAATGGATGAAGTGAGCAAGATTTTTGTTTCTATGTATGGTAAAAATATCCGAACACTCATCAATTTGAGTGTCACCCAGGATATAAAGGATAGTAATAAAAATTCTCTCTATATTGACCCTCATAAATTAAGTTTTGCGAAAGAGAACTATGAAGGGACTGATGATTTTTCACAGAAAAGTCAGAAAGCCTTTAAAGAGTATTTACAAAAAATTTTTCATTTAATAGGGGATGATTCCAAGGAAGCCGCTGCAAAGGCAGAGCTTGTATTTAACTTGGAAAAAGAGATGGCTATAGTGCAGCGTCCAAAGAAAGAGGCAGATAATTTTGATGCAATGTATAATCAAAAGACCTGGGATGAGGTGAAAGCATTAGCACCCAATCTACCAATTTCAGCACTTGCTTCAGAACTGGAGCTTGAGCATGCTGCAATAATGGTGGTATCAGAACCAGATGCTCTTAAGAAATTAAATGAATTGTATCAAGAAAAGAACCTTGCAGCTCTTAAAGCTCTGCTCCAATATCGTTTGATTGCCCACTACAGCAATTATTTATCAGAAGATGTTATTGAAGCTAAGGCAACTTATGAGGGGGCAATGGAAGGGACTGTAAATATTCCAAGTCATGATGAAGTTGTCGAATCTGCTGTTGATGAAAACTTTGCGGACTTGATTGGCAAACTTTATGTGAAGAATCATTTTTCAGAAGAATCTAAAGCAGATGTTCTCAAAATGGTGGAAGAAATCAAGTCAACCTATCGCGAACGTATCCAAGCAGTACAGTGGATGTCTGAGGAGACAAAAGCGCATGCCCTTAAAAAAATAGACAGTATGGGCGTTAAAATTGGTTACCCAGATCAGTGGAAAGACTATACTAATTTTAGCATCCAAGCCAAGGAGGATGGAGGTAGTTTGCTATCTAATATTGATACGATTCGGATGAGCAAATTGAAAGAAGAGTTTGCTGAGCTTAATAAGCCTTTTGATAAGACTCACTTTGGAATGCCTGCGCACACTGTCAATGCTTTTTACAGCCCATCAAACAATGAAATTGTTTTTCCAGCAGGTATTTTACAAGCACCTTTCTATGACCCATCTGCCAGTCCAGAGGCAAATCTGGGTGGAATTGGTGCTGTCATTGGACACGAGATTTCCCATGCTTTTGATAGAGCAGGCTCACAATTTGATGAAAAAGGGAACTTAGTGAACTGGTGGCAACCAGAAGACTTGGAAAAATTCAAGGCTAAGGTTCAACAAGCAGCAGATATTTATTCAAAATTGGAAGTTGCCCCAGGATACTATGTCAACGGGGAGATTTCAACGGGAGAAATTATTGCTGATTTGGGAGGAATGACAGTTGCCATTGATATTGCCAAGAAAAAAGGCTATGATACCAAGAAAGTATTCGAAGCCTACGGAAAAGTTTGGCGTGCAGTGACAACGAAAGAATTTGCAATTGCCAATATTACTGATGAACATCCACCTGCTAAATACCGTGTGAATAATATTGTGAATCAGCTGGAACAATTCTATACAGACTTCAATGTTAAAGAGGGCGATCCTATGTATGTTAAGCCTGAGGAGCGTTTGAAGGTCTGGTAG